Proteins from a single region of Pyrus communis chromosome 6, drPyrComm1.1, whole genome shotgun sequence:
- the LOC137738450 gene encoding LEAF RUST 10 DISEASE-RESISTANCEUS RECEPTOR-LIKE PROTEIN KINASE-like 1.2: MRTVQYTSSLLYSLLILPFFVQIQAQTNCSSSCGEIKNISYPFRLKGDPSGCGDSGYELSCVDNKPILEIFPGKYYVRNISYYDHTLRLVDVNLANGTCGLPSGPVETTNGFVRDARFMGYGWNPGSRFRFVKCSTNISSVPEAANHTVVPCLTRNGTYVYAVYDGDYSYYEPQKPCSVISLAPVDLRKDATKFNSYEAIMELLKAGFEVGWSVKCRDCSLAGKQCVVKSMDKPLTYICQKEYKELTRDEGNWIIAAIVVGGLIALGIIIGIIVFVIRRCRRRRNAADNTNKNPQNRISA; encoded by the exons ATGAGGACGGTCCAATATACATCTTCTCTTCTCTATTCTCTGCTGATTCTGCCATTTTTCGTTCAAATTCAAGCACAAACCAACTGTTCGTCTTCATGCGGAGAAATAAAAAACATCAGCTACCCTTTTCGCCTCAAGGGCGATCCATCCGGCTGCGGCGACTCCGGTTACGAGCTCTCTTGCGTCGATAACAAACCCATCCTAGAGATTTTCCCCGGGAAATACTACGTGCGCAACATTTCCTACTATGATCACACACTCCGTTTGGTCGACGTCAACCTCGCCAATGGAACCTGCGGCCTTCCGTCTGGTCCTGTCGAAACAACGAACGGGTTTGTCCGGGATGCTCGATTCATGGGATATGGGTGGAACCCAGGAAGTCGTTTCCGGTTCGTCAAGTGCTCAACAAACATCAGCAGCGTGCCGGAAGCTGCTAATCACACAGTGGTTCCTTGCCTGACAAGAAACGGGACTTACGTCTATGCTGTTTATGATGGCGATTACTCGTATTATGAGCCTCAAAAACCATGCTCTGTCATTTCGTTGGCTCCTGTCGATCTTCGTAAAGATGCTACGAAGTTCAATTCTTATGAGGCCATCATGGAACTATTGAAAGCTGGCTTTGAAGTTGGATGGTCAGTTAAATGCAGAGATTGCTCTTTGGCTGGTAAACAATGCGTAGTAAAATCAATGGATAAGCCACTCACCTATATCTGTCAAAAAG AGTACAAAGAATTGACGAGAGATGAAGGAAACTGGATAATTGCTGCAATCGTTGTGGGAG GTCTGATTGCTCTGGGAATTATCATTGGTATAATTGTATTTGTCATCCGAAGATGTCGGAGAAGACGAAATGCAGCTGATAACACGAACAAGAATCCGCAGAATCGAATTAGTGCTTGA
- the LOC137737871 gene encoding cytochrome P450 CYP749A22-like — MKPLGGLEIILSSLLCLLLLLALIKILHKLWWSPIRLQNLVAMQGIKGPSYRFVHGNTKEISSMQEEAMSRPKSLSHDIFSRVQPHIHLWTKTYGANFLQWYGSQAQLVITEPELCKEILTNKDRAYPKSEPKSFLRRLLGDGLVVSDGEKWAKMRKLANYAFHGEILKGMAPTVIASAETMLETWKEHDGQEIDVFEEFRLYTSEVISKTAFGSSYFEGKNIFEILDKLGHLSFKNAFKLRFPGISMFIKSNDEIESAKLEKSIRDSIMEMIKNRENKAMAGEEDSFGNDFLGVLLKAHQDTDERKRISIDEIVDECKTFYFAGQETTNSALAWTVFLLAIHTDWQEDARKEVIQIFGKQNPNLDGIAKLKTMSMIFNESLRLYPPVVTIERKIGREVKLGKHVLPANVEITIPCLALQHEPQIWGEDVLLFKPERFSEGVAKATKNNIAAFLPWGLGPRSCVGSNFAAIETKIVLSMILQHFSFTLSPAYIHSPYRLLTVRPQHGVQVMLHSLTL; from the exons ATGAAACCTTTGGGAGGCCTAGAGATCATTCTTTCAAGCCTTCTGTGTCTGCTCCTTCTCTTAGCTCTCATCAAGATCCTTCACAAACTATGGTGGTCTCCCATTCGACTACAGAATCTGGTGGCTATGCAGGGAATCAAAGGCCCTTCTTACCGATTCGTCCATGGAAACACCAAAGAGATCTCCAGCATGCAAGAGGAAGCCATGAGCAGGCCCAAAAGCTTATCACATGACATATTTTCTCGAGTTCAACCTCACATCCACTTGTGGACCAAGACATATG GAGCAAATTTTCTTCAATGGTATGGTTCTCAAGCCCAGTTGGTCATCACAGAGCCAGAACTGTGCAAAGAGATACTTACTAACAAAGATAGAGCTTATCCCAAAAGCGAGCCGAAAAGCTTTCTGAGAAGGCTATTAGGAGATGGACTTGTGGTAAGTGATGGTGAAAAATGGGCTAAGATGAGAAAGTTAGCCAACTATGCCTTCCACGGAGAGATCTTAAAG GGTATGGCTCCAACAGTGATAGCTAGTGCTGAGACGATGCTAGAAACTTGGAAAGAACACGACGGGCAAGAGATCGATGTGTTTGAAGAATTTAGGTTGTACACCTCAGAAGTGATTTCCAAGACGGCCTTTGGCAGCAGCTACTTCGAAGGGAAGAACATTTTCGAGATTCTGGACAAGTTAGGTCACTTATCATTCAAAAATGCGTTCAAGCTCAGGTTTCCCGGCATCAG TATGTTTATTAAATCCAATGATGAGATCGAATCAGCAAAGCTCGAGAAAAGTATACGCGACTCCATCATGGAGATGAtcaagaatagagaaaataaggCAATGGCTGGAGAAGAAGACAGCTTTGGGAATGATTTTCTTGGGGTACTTTTAAAAGCTCATCAGGACACCGACGAGAGAAAGAGGATTTCGATTGATGAAATTGTTGACGAGTGCAAGACATTTTACTTTGCTGGACAAGAAACCACTAATAGTGCACTTGCTTGGACTGTGTTTCTTCTAGCAATCCATACCGATTGGCAAGAGGATGCAAGAAAGGAGGTGATCCAAatatttgggaaacaaaatccGAATCTTGATGGCATTGCCAAGCTAAAAACT ATGAGTATGATATTCAACGAGTCGCTAAGGTTATATCCACCGGTAGTTACCATTGAGAGGAAAATTGGAAGGGAAGTTAAGCTGGGAAAACATGTTCTTCCTGCTAATGTTGAAATAACCATTCCATGCTTAGCCCTTCAGCACGAGCCTCAAATTTGGGGAGAAGATGTGCTACTTTTCAAACCGGAGCGATTCTCAGAAGGGGTTGCTAAAGCTACAAAGAACAACATAGCCGCATTCTTACCATGGGGATTGGGACCTCGGAGTTGTGTGGGATCAAATTTTGCAGCCATTGAAACAAAGATTGTTCTGTCGATGATTCTACAACACTTCTCTTTCACACTTTCCCCAGCCTACATCCACTCCCCCTATCGGCTTCTTACAGTTCGGCCGCAACATGGAGTTCAAGTAATGCTACACTCGCTCACATTATGA